In Drosophila willistoni isolate 14030-0811.24 unplaced genomic scaffold, UCI_dwil_1.1 Seg220, whole genome shotgun sequence, the following proteins share a genomic window:
- the LOC124461161 gene encoding uncharacterized protein LOC124461161: MQEACDMGGCGIKSRPRPVKHEIEMEPDVINGQRPPYVNILPENRPFVVVISSSECEKNFCDLLEEFFGIFKDFRNVRCLDFNEVTPDTEYNGRLYIAAANEDTMDWVAGNVCSMETYQATSLIDFLHLTPARVTWPKVEKCFQAIFELLEQQNADITTEKWAVVSRKDAAPIVTDICPNEQLEIWMDAESVDIIKERCNSLKFCFWIIKFEFCD; the protein is encoded by the coding sequence ATGCAGGAGGCATGCGATATGGGAGGCTGCGGAATAAAGTCCCGACCACGCCCGGTTAAACATGAAATCGAAATGGAACCTGATgttataaatggtcagcggcCCCCGTACGTTAACATTCTCCCAGAGAACAGGCCGTTTGTCGTGGTTATATCTTCCTCAGAatgtgagaaaaacttttgcgacctgttggaagagttctttggaatttttaaggatttcaGAAATGTTCGCTGTTTGGATTTCAATGAGGTGACTCCAGACACTGAGTACAATGGGCGGCTGTACATTGCAGCGGCCAATGAGGATACGATGGACTGGGTGGCGGGCAACGTATGCTCCATGGAGACATATCAGGCCACCAGTCTCATAGACTTCCTACACCTGACACCGGCCAGAGTTACATGGCCAAAGGTCGAGAAGTGTTTCCAAGCAATTTTCGAGCTTCTGGAACAGCAGAATGCTGATATTACGACGGAGAAGTGGGCTGTGGTGAGCCGTAAAGATGCAGCCCCCATAGTGACAGATATTTGTCCAAATGAACAGCTTGAGATCTGGATGGATGCAGAGAGTGTGGACATCATCAAGGAAAGATGCAACAgcctcaaattttgtttttggattatcaaatttgagttttgcgattag
- the LOC124461164 gene encoding uncharacterized protein LOC124461164: MQEACDMGGCGIKSRPRPVKHEIEMEPDVINGQRPPYVNILPENRPFVVVISSSECEKNFCDLLEEFFGIFKDFRNVRCLDFNEVTPDTEYNGRLYIAAANEDTMDWVAGNVCSMETYQATSLIDFLHLTPARVTWPKVEKCFQAIFELLEQQNADITTEKWAVVSRKDAAP; encoded by the coding sequence ATGCAGGAGGCATGCGATATGGGAGGCTGCGGAATAAAGTCCCGACCACGCCCGGTTAAACATGAAATCGAAATGGAACCTGATgttataaatggtcagcggcCCCCGTACGTTAACATTCTCCCAGAGAACAGGCCGTTTGTCGTGGTTATATCTTCCTCAGAatgtgagaaaaacttttgcgacctgttggaagagttctttggaatttttaaggatttcaGAAATGTTCGCTGTTTGGATTTCAATGAGGTGACTCCAGACACTGAGTACAATGGGCGGCTGTACATTGCAGCGGCCAATGAGGATACGATGGATTGGGTGGCGGGCAACGTATGCTCCATGGAGACATATCAGGCCACCAGTCTCATAGACTTCCTACACCTGACACCGGCCAGAGTTACATGGCCAAAGGTCGAGAAGTGTTTCCAAGCAATTTTCGAGCTTCTGGAACAGCAGAATGCTGATATTACGACGGAGAAGTGGGCCGTGGTGAGCCGTAAAGATGCAGCCCCATAG